In a single window of the Calditrichota bacterium genome:
- a CDS encoding aminopeptidase: MTKLQRAARLVLTQCLNTKHTESVVVVADAPMMELAHLLLSTARRISADSVLVELPRPCRNGAEPPAPVTRIMALADVVVLVTSGQLRHSEARRVACRRGARILDMSGVTADALRRALDVDYQDLARRTRKLADVLTIGHRAHLTTPAGTDAWFSIEGQKGIADTGLAHQRGAFSTLPAGMACIGPQGGKAEGRIVVEHGFGGKARPDHPIVLDVKEGRVAMIRGGQACAKLREELRAFGPEARTLAELGIGTNAAARITGCMAEDRKVLGTAHVALGNNCSFGGTVNVPFHLDGILFAPTIEIDGKVVVQDGQVMV; encoded by the coding sequence ATGACCAAATTGCAGCGTGCCGCTCGCCTGGTGTTGACGCAGTGCCTGAACACCAAGCACACCGAGTCAGTGGTAGTCGTGGCGGATGCGCCTATGATGGAGTTGGCGCACCTGCTCCTGTCCACCGCTCGTCGCATCAGCGCAGACTCTGTGTTGGTCGAATTGCCACGGCCGTGCCGCAACGGTGCCGAGCCCCCAGCACCGGTGACCCGCATCATGGCTCTGGCAGACGTGGTGGTGCTGGTGACCTCCGGCCAACTGCGGCACAGTGAGGCGCGCCGCGTGGCCTGTCGCCGTGGGGCGCGCATCCTGGACATGTCCGGAGTCACGGCCGATGCCCTGCGGCGCGCGCTGGATGTGGACTACCAGGATCTGGCGCGCCGCACCCGAAAGCTGGCCGACGTCCTCACCATTGGGCACAGGGCTCACCTGACTACCCCGGCGGGCACCGACGCCTGGTTCTCCATAGAGGGCCAGAAGGGCATCGCCGACACGGGGTTGGCACACCAACGTGGAGCGTTTTCCACTCTGCCCGCCGGGATGGCCTGCATCGGCCCGCAAGGCGGCAAGGCGGAAGGCAGAATTGTGGTCGAGCACGGGTTTGGGGGCAAGGCGCGGCCTGACCACCCGATTGTGCTCGACGTCAAGGAAGGGCGCGTAGCCATGATCCGCGGAGGTCAGGCGTGCGCCAAGCTCCGGGAGGAGCTGCGCGCCTTTGGCCCAGAGGCGCGCACCCTGGCCGAGCTGGGCATCGGCACCAACGCTGCCGCGCGGATCACCGGGTGCATGGCTGAGGACCGCAAGGTGCTGGGCACTGCGCACGTGGCACTGGGCAACAACTGCTCCTTTGGCGGCACAGTGAACGTGCCCTTCCACCTGGACGGCATTCTCTTTGCGCCCACAATCGAGATCGATGGCAAGGTGGTCGTCCAAGACGGACAGGTGATGGTGTAG
- a CDS encoding PqqD family protein has protein sequence MSIAELLHPERAAELIPVRLVEWQEEGDRVLLLRPRFTSGLLRKYLLPMLRRPHFRVHLDAYGSAAWRLCDGSRTLAEVGTALREQFGQQIEPVQERLALFVGQLCKHRLLELQPVATEGC, from the coding sequence TTGTCCATTGCGGAGCTGTTGCACCCAGAGCGGGCTGCAGAGCTCATCCCCGTGCGGCTGGTGGAGTGGCAGGAGGAGGGGGATAGAGTGCTTCTGCTTAGGCCACGCTTCACCAGCGGCTTGCTGCGGAAGTACCTCCTTCCCATGCTCCGGCGCCCGCATTTTCGTGTCCACCTCGATGCCTATGGGAGCGCGGCCTGGAGGCTGTGCGATGGCTCCCGCACTCTGGCAGAGGTGGGCACGGCCTTGCGCGAACAGTTTGGGCAGCAAATTGAGCCTGTGCAAGAGCGACTGGCCCTGTTCGTGGGCCAGCTCTGCAAGCATCGTCTCTTGGAATTGCAACCTGTGGCCACGGAAGGCTGCTGA
- a CDS encoding oligopeptide transporter, OPT family codes for MQSGKREYKPFVPPTVDLKEFTLRALVPGLVMAVVLGAANAYLGLKAGMTIAATYPAAVLSMAILRLFKDSNILEENLSRTVGSIGESVAAGAIFTLPAFLIAGVWTPEFFGSFSGYLRSSIIMLVGGAAGILFVTLLRRMMVDDPELPFPESVAAGEIHKAGRGGASGAQYLFYAMGIGGLVEALKTVNIFASKWEHFVQVARKIIPGTAGKGFAGVETGGGFLLKTPALSPAFLGVGYIIGPRLAALNFAGGALSWGLFVPLLMLLLAPQYAPLVEQGAMDWVGVAKNLFANAVRPIAIGGMLMSAAFTLFRMRKSLAGGIKRSVEDVRKAASAQQTTLRTDRDINIKVVFAGLAAVGVLTFFVYWWFMGLAPEALAPALVAALVMMVAGFFFAAVSGYLVGLIGSSNNPISGLTLSTLVIAAVLMVILGATGTPGVIAVLAVAGVICVSAAVAGEMLQDLKVGHILGGTPWRMQVGDFIGVLLSAAVMWIPLFILNAGDLKMAEIKGYHGGFGGDVLAAPQATLMAKLAQGIVGGEMVWPLIIVGILLAIGFILVQVRSPMLVCVGMYLSFETVAAIFVGGIIRWVIDLVVARRKYNENQKTRIENRGILLASGLIAGEALVGLLVAALVFFGVTIPNLWQNSSFLVSVLVIVALGYLLVKVPLGNAGSPDEPAAPAVM; via the coding sequence ATGCAGAGCGGAAAGAGAGAGTACAAGCCTTTTGTCCCACCGACCGTGGATCTGAAGGAGTTCACCCTCAGAGCCCTCGTTCCAGGGTTGGTAATGGCGGTGGTGCTCGGCGCGGCCAACGCTTATCTCGGGCTCAAGGCGGGCATGACCATTGCGGCGACTTACCCGGCTGCCGTACTCAGCATGGCAATCCTGCGGCTTTTCAAGGACAGCAACATCCTCGAGGAGAATCTTTCGCGAACCGTGGGTTCCATCGGCGAGTCGGTGGCGGCTGGGGCAATCTTCACCCTTCCGGCTTTCCTTATCGCCGGGGTGTGGACGCCGGAGTTCTTTGGCAGCTTCTCCGGGTATCTCCGCTCCAGCATCATCATGCTGGTGGGCGGCGCTGCGGGCATCTTGTTCGTGACCTTGCTCCGCCGCATGATGGTGGATGACCCGGAGTTGCCATTCCCCGAGTCGGTGGCGGCAGGAGAGATTCACAAGGCGGGCCGCGGCGGTGCTTCGGGCGCGCAGTACCTGTTCTACGCCATGGGCATTGGTGGACTGGTGGAGGCGCTAAAGACCGTCAACATCTTTGCCAGTAAGTGGGAGCACTTTGTGCAGGTGGCCCGCAAGATCATCCCTGGCACGGCGGGGAAGGGCTTTGCCGGGGTGGAAACCGGCGGCGGCTTCTTGCTGAAGACCCCGGCGCTCAGCCCTGCTTTTTTGGGCGTGGGCTACATCATCGGTCCGCGCCTGGCTGCACTCAACTTTGCTGGCGGCGCCCTGTCTTGGGGACTGTTTGTCCCCTTGCTGATGCTCTTGCTCGCGCCGCAATATGCGCCGCTGGTGGAGCAAGGAGCCATGGACTGGGTGGGAGTGGCGAAGAATCTCTTTGCCAACGCGGTAAGACCCATCGCCATTGGCGGCATGTTGATGAGCGCGGCCTTTACGCTGTTCCGCATGCGCAAGAGCCTTGCCGGCGGGATCAAGCGGTCGGTGGAGGACGTGCGTAAGGCGGCCTCGGCGCAGCAGACTACGCTGCGCACCGATCGTGACATCAACATCAAGGTGGTGTTCGCTGGCCTGGCAGCAGTGGGCGTGCTGACCTTTTTCGTCTACTGGTGGTTCATGGGTCTGGCTCCTGAGGCACTGGCCCCGGCCTTGGTGGCGGCGCTGGTCATGATGGTCGCCGGCTTCTTCTTCGCCGCCGTGTCCGGATACCTGGTAGGGCTGATAGGCTCGTCCAACAATCCCATCTCCGGACTGACCCTGTCAACGCTGGTGATCGCAGCAGTCCTCATGGTCATCCTCGGCGCCACGGGCACCCCAGGCGTCATCGCGGTGCTGGCGGTAGCAGGGGTCATTTGCGTCTCTGCAGCGGTGGCGGGCGAGATGCTGCAGGACCTCAAGGTGGGGCACATCCTGGGTGGTACACCGTGGCGCATGCAGGTGGGTGACTTTATCGGCGTGCTGCTCTCGGCGGCGGTGATGTGGATCCCGCTGTTCATCCTGAACGCCGGCGACCTGAAGATGGCGGAGATCAAGGGCTACCATGGCGGTTTCGGCGGGGACGTGCTTGCTGCGCCGCAAGCCACCTTGATGGCCAAGTTAGCGCAGGGCATCGTCGGCGGCGAGATGGTGTGGCCGCTGATCATCGTGGGTATCCTGCTGGCCATCGGCTTCATCCTCGTGCAGGTGCGGAGCCCCATGCTGGTCTGCGTGGGCATGTACCTGTCGTTTGAGACCGTGGCGGCTATCTTTGTCGGTGGCATCATCCGTTGGGTCATCGACTTGGTTGTGGCGCGGCGCAAGTACAACGAGAACCAGAAGACACGCATCGAAAACCGCGGCATTCTGCTCGCCTCTGGCCTGATTGCCGGTGAGGCGCTGGTGGGTCTGTTGGTGGCCGCCCTGGTCTTCTTTGGCGTCACCATCCCCAATCTGTGGCAGAACTCTTCGTTCCTGGTGAGCGTGCTGGTGATTGTCGCGTTAGGCTACCTGCTGGTGAAGGTGCCATTGGGGAACGCCGGCAGCCCTGACGAGCCAGCCGCCCCAGCGGTGATGTAG
- the argH gene encoding argininosuccinate lyase, translated as MKLWSDGGRLDPKVERYTVGDDYIVDRELVEYDCQASVAHARMLRRMGVLSAEEEEALVAALDEIRALARQGRFEVRPEQEDCHTAIEQFLVAKVGEAGKKIHTARSRNDQVLVALRLLYKERLREIEEQAGRLLMVFKAFAERWGQVPMPGYTHTRKAMPSTVGLWIGAFAESMFDNLDAVRWVIRLVDQSPLGTGAGYGLPVEVDREFTAKELGFARVQQNALYVQNSRGKFEAAILHVLGMLLSDLNRLATDVILFSLPELGYFRLPAEVCTGSSLMPHKQNPDVFEVLRAQYHVVLADEFAVASLSSNLISGYHRDLQLIKSKVLSGLRITRESLEVAAHVVSKIEVDEERCRKAMSDELYSVQRVLAETLRGKPFRDAYRNEARRWQEPGGGEPK; from the coding sequence ATGAAACTCTGGAGCGATGGGGGGCGCCTGGATCCAAAGGTGGAGCGCTACACGGTGGGCGATGACTACATCGTCGATCGCGAGCTGGTGGAGTACGACTGCCAGGCCTCGGTGGCGCACGCCAGGATGCTGCGCAGAATGGGGGTGCTGAGCGCAGAGGAAGAGGAGGCGCTCGTTGCCGCTCTCGATGAAATCCGCGCGTTGGCGCGGCAAGGACGTTTCGAGGTTCGTCCCGAGCAGGAAGATTGCCACACCGCCATCGAGCAGTTTTTGGTCGCAAAGGTCGGCGAGGCGGGCAAGAAGATTCATACGGCCCGCTCTCGAAACGACCAGGTCCTGGTAGCATTGCGCCTCCTGTACAAAGAGCGCTTGCGCGAGATCGAAGAGCAGGCCGGGCGTCTCCTGATGGTCTTCAAGGCATTTGCGGAACGCTGGGGACAAGTGCCCATGCCCGGCTACACGCACACGCGCAAGGCCATGCCCTCCACGGTTGGCCTGTGGATCGGCGCCTTTGCCGAATCGATGTTCGACAATCTGGACGCGGTGCGTTGGGTGATCCGGCTGGTGGACCAGTCGCCTCTGGGCACGGGCGCGGGCTACGGGTTGCCGGTTGAGGTGGACCGTGAGTTCACCGCCAAGGAGCTGGGGTTCGCGCGTGTGCAGCAGAACGCTCTCTACGTGCAGAACAGTCGCGGAAAGTTCGAGGCAGCCATCTTGCATGTGCTGGGCATGCTGCTTAGCGACCTCAACCGTCTGGCAACAGACGTCATTCTCTTTTCGCTGCCAGAGCTGGGCTACTTTCGCCTGCCGGCTGAGGTGTGCACGGGCAGCTCGCTGATGCCGCACAAGCAGAACCCCGACGTGTTCGAGGTGCTGCGCGCCCAGTACCATGTGGTGCTCGCCGACGAATTCGCAGTGGCGAGCCTGAGCAGCAATTTGATTTCTGGCTACCACCGCGATCTGCAGCTCATCAAGAGCAAGGTGCTGAGCGGATTGCGTATCACCCGGGAGTCGCTGGAGGTGGCGGCGCATGTCGTGAGCAAGATCGAGGTTGATGAGGAGCGGTGCCGCAAGGCAATGAGCGACGAGCTCTACAGCGTGCAGCGGGTGTTGGCGGAAACGCTGCGAGGGAAGCCCTTCCGCGATGCTTACCGCAATGAGGCGCGTCGCTGGCAGGAGCCTGGCGGAGGCGAACCCAAATAG